The nucleotide sequence ATCTTTTGCCACGTTATCCGTGTGCTGTTCCATTTCGTACCACATTACGTTAATGATACCGAGAGAAACTGCCAGCAAAACACCTAGGATCCAGCTGAAATACCACATAATTTACTCCTTAATATGCCGAGTGGGTGTTTTCTTCAATTTCAGAACGTGTCACCGTTCTCCACATTTTGCTATAACACCAAATCGTATAACAAAGAATAATTGGTAAGAATATCGCAACCACGATCAGCATTAAGTTAAGCGTTCCTTCACTTGATACTGAATCCCAAAGGGTCAAACTGTGATTAGGTGTGCTGCTTGATGGCATGATGAATGGGAACATAGACACGCCCATCGTTAAAATGACACCCGAAATTGATAGCGCACTGGCTGCAAATGCAAAACCACCCGGTTTAAAGCGTGCTAATAGACCTGCAATAACCGCCATTACTATACCTGTTGTTGGTAATAACCACAGTATTGGCATGCTGTTAAAGTTATTTAACCAGGCACCACTGACGATTGTAACGACTTTATTGGTTGGTTGAGCATAACCTTGCGTATCGATAACACTTTGAATCACGTAACCATCGATTGAAGTTGCAATCATGACACCAGCAAGGGCAAAACTAACAACAAGCACAGCTGCAAAAATTTGCGCTGCTTTTGCTGAACGTGCTGCAACGTGTTCATCTGTACGCATGCTTAACCAAGTACCGCCATGCATCAATATCATTGATACACTGACAACACCACTGAGTAGTGCAAATGGATTAAATAAAGCGAAGAATGAACCTGTATTCGTTACACGCATTAATTCATCAAAGCTAAACGGAATACCTTGTAATAAGTTACCGAACGCAATACCAAACACTAATGGTGGTACCATGCTGCCGACAAACAATGCTTTGTCCCAGTTGTAACGCCACTTTGGTGAATCAATCTTACTACGATAATCAAAGCCCATTGGGCGTAAGAATAGGCAGAACAACGTCAGCATCATTGCAAAGTAGAAACCACTAAATGCAGTACCGTAAACCATTGGCCAAGCAGCAAAAAATGATGCGCCGACAGTGATCAACCAAACCTGGTTACCATCCCAATGTGCAGCGATAGTATTAATAACCACACGACGTTCGGTATCATCTTTTGCCACGAAAGGCAGTAGACCACCTACGCCCATGTCCATACCATCGGTAACAGCAAAGCCGATAAGTAATACACCGATGATTAACCACCAGATAAGTTTTAAGCTTTCATAATCAAACATAATTTAAGCCCTTAGTATTTGTCTTGACGTAATTGTGGTGATGCTTCTTGCTCTTCTTGCTCAAAATGGTAACGACCAGTATGTAGCGAGCTTGGACCGATCTTCGCAAATTTAACCATTAGCCACATTTCAAGAATAAACATAACGATATAAACAAGGATGAACGCAATCATCGTCATAGCAACTGAGCTTGCTTCATGGTTCGACGTTGCCATAAAGGTAGGCAAAATCTCACTAATAGCCCAAGGTTGACGGCCTACTTCAGCAACAAACCAGCCAGTTTCAATTGCAATCCAAGGTAGTGGTAGTGCAAATAAGATCGCTTTAAGTAACCAGCGTTTATCTTGAATTTGTCGACGAGCGTTAAAGTAGAAGGCTAAAATAAATAGGCCTAACATGACGATACCACTACCAACCATGATGCGGAATGCCCAGAAAATGGGTGCTACAGGTGGAATTGAATCCTCAACCGCCATCTGGATCTGCTCTTCAGTCGCATCAATCACATCGTTGGTATAACGTTTTAATAATAAACCGTAACCTAGGTCATCTTTCACTTCGTTAAAGCGAGCGATGTTTTCAGGTGTTTCTTCACCACCACGTAGTTTCTGTAGGTAATCATAAGCAATCATACCGCCACGAATACGCACTTCATGTTCTTTTTTCAAGTCACTGATACCAGTCACTTGACCATCTAAAGAACGTGTCGCAATAAGACCTAGCGCATAAGGGATTTTAACAGCGTAGTCTGTTTCCATTGTTTCTTCATTTGGCAAGCCAATTAAAGTAAACGCTGCTGGTGCAGGTTCGGTATGGAATTCAGCTTCAATAGCAGCAAGTTTAACACGCTGTACTTCACCAACCTCATAACCTGATTCATCACCCAGTAGCAATACACAGAAGATGGCGGCAACACCGAAACCTGATGCAACAGAAAAAGAGCGCTTAGCAAATGCAACGTCACGACCTTTTAGCAAGTAATAACTACTGATACTCATCACAAACATCGCGCCAGCAACATAGCCTGCAGCAACGGTATGAATAAATTTAACTTGTGCAACAGGGTTGAAAACGAGTTCAGAAAAACTGACCATTTCCATGCGCATCGTTGCGTAGTTAAACTCACTACCGATAGGGTTTTGCATCCAGCCATTGGCAACTAAGATCCACATAGCAGATAGGTTAGTACCTAAAGCCATTAAGAATGTAGCCGCTAAATGTTGACGCTTACTCAGTCGATCCCAACCGAGTAAGAACATACCGACGAACGTTGACTCAAGGAAGAACGCCATCAAACCTTCGATCGCGAGTGGGGCGCCAAACACGTCACCAACATAATGCGAATAATAAGACCAGTTAGTACCGAACTCAAACTCCATGGTTAGACCGGTGGCGACACCGATGGCGAAGTTAATCGCAAACAACTTACCCCAGAATTTTGTCATGTCGCGATAGATAACACGCCCTGTCATCACGTATACCGCTTCCATGATAAACAGGATCCAAGTCATACCAATTGTTAAAGGTACAAATAGGAAGTGGAATAGAGCTGTGATGGCGAACTGCCAACGGGATAGCTCTACTAAAGTTTCATTAATCATTATTAGATTACTCCTAGAGATTAATTTGAATCAGAATTTTTTTTATTTGGAAATAATTGATCTTTAACAGACAACATTTTGGAAACGCCAGCGCCTAGCTTCATTAATTTACTCAGCTGTTCTGGATTAAGACGTTGTAATTCTGCCGCCCACTCGGTGACCATTTCAAGCAGATCGTGGATCTCTTGCATTTTGCTTTGCGCGTATTCGTCATTTGCATCTGTCGGCTTCTCTAACAGAGATGTACGTAACAAAGACAGTGTAGGATCAATTTCACGTTTGCGACGCTCTTTGAACACAGTATTTGCCATATCCCAGATACTCCCGATCGCGCTGTAATATTCTTTGCGATCGCCTGGTATATGGCTGACTTGAATCAACTGCCATGATTGCAGTTCTTTAATGCCCATACTAACGTTGCCACGGGAGATATTTAAACCACTCGCGAGATCGTTTGCGCAAACAGGTGCTTCTGTTATAACAAGCAGCGCATACATTTGACCAACGGTACGATTGAAGCCCCATCGACTACCCATTTCACCGAAGTGATAAACAAACGATTGGTTTTGTGCAGAGATATTCACATGTCACCTTACGAACTTTCAGAAATTTCTGAAAGTTTAAATCACTAACCGTAATTGATCAAGGTCAAATTGGGGTGAATTAGCTTGTGGAGTGTAAAGATTCGTTGATATATATCAAAACGCTATATAACTTGTTTGATTAGTCAAAGACTTGTTATAAAAACAGTTTAATGACACCCTGTATCTTCATCATATGGCGATTGTGATTGAGGTTAACTTAATATCCCAATAAAGTACTTTAAAATTAAGTTAATTTACATAAGGCTAAAATTTATTGATTTGGTTGAAAACCAACCGATTTGTTTTAAAAGCCAAGCATTGTATGTGTATCAATCGTCTGTTCATCAATTATGTAGAAAGGATTAATCATGCCAGTTGAGAAACAGCAAGGGAAACAGGAAGACAAAGGTAAGGATAGCTCTCAAAATGCATTTTTTAGTGCATGTGCCAATAAAATTTTAGATTTAACTGGTTGGTATTGTGAACCCATCCCAGCTAAATATAACAAAGCTGTTATTGCTTATGCGCCGCATACATCTAATTGGGACTTTCCATTATTGATAGGTGCTCGTTTTGCTAATAAAGTGAATGTGCAATGGGCTGGTAAATCGGAAATGTTTCGTTGGCCGTTTAAAAGCGCCCTTAAATTTTTAGGTGGTGTACCGATTGAGCGTTCAAAATCGACGAATATGGTGCAGAGTGTGGTTAATATATTTAATGAACGCGAAAGTTTTCTCTATGCTATGTCACCAGAAGGGACAAGGAAGTATCAAGACTTTTGGCGTTCAGGATTTTACTATATTGCCTTAGAAGCGAATGTGCCGATTATTTTGTATCAACTTGATTACAAGAACAAACGTGTGACGATAGGTGATGTTATTATGGTTACTGGTGATATAGAAAAAGATTTAGCAGCGATTGATATGGTCTTTAAAGATGTTGAACCGAAGTTCAAAGAGAAATATTGTTTAGCTAAATTCAAAAGTCAGTGAAATAAGGCTATTTGGTTAGCGTTTATTGAGTAAATAAAATAACTTTTTATCTGTATATTAAAAGTGCCAGTTAAAACTCAAGTCGGTAAATAACCTGAGTTTTAACTGGTTTAAGTCCTACTGATACAGCTAAGTAGGAGCAAATATATGTTTAGCACTTATTTGTGACGATTTTCAAGGCACTGTACAACTTCTGTTAGTGGCACGTCTTCTTTTTGTAGTAACACGAGTAGGTGATAAAGCAGATCTGAGCTTTCGTTAACTAACTCATCACGATCTTTGGCAACTGCCGCGAGTGCAACTTCAACACCTTCTTCACCGACTTTTTGTGCACAACGCTTAGTACCACGAGCAAATAAACTCGCGGTATAGCTTACTTCTGGATCGGCTGTCTTACGCT is from Moritella sp. F3 and encodes:
- the cydB gene encoding cytochrome d ubiquinol oxidase subunit II, which produces MFDYESLKLIWWLIIGVLLIGFAVTDGMDMGVGGLLPFVAKDDTERRVVINTIAAHWDGNQVWLITVGASFFAAWPMVYGTAFSGFYFAMMLTLFCLFLRPMGFDYRSKIDSPKWRYNWDKALFVGSMVPPLVFGIAFGNLLQGIPFSFDELMRVTNTGSFFALFNPFALLSGVVSVSMILMHGGTWLSMRTDEHVAARSAKAAQIFAAVLVVSFALAGVMIATSIDGYVIQSVIDTQGYAQPTNKVVTIVSGAWLNNFNSMPILWLLPTTGIVMAVIAGLLARFKPGGFAFAASALSISGVILTMGVSMFPFIMPSSSTPNHSLTLWDSVSSEGTLNLMLIVVAIFLPIILCYTIWCYSKMWRTVTRSEIEENTHSAY
- a CDS encoding cytochrome ubiquinol oxidase subunit I, with protein sequence MINETLVELSRWQFAITALFHFLFVPLTIGMTWILFIMEAVYVMTGRVIYRDMTKFWGKLFAINFAIGVATGLTMEFEFGTNWSYYSHYVGDVFGAPLAIEGLMAFFLESTFVGMFLLGWDRLSKRQHLAATFLMALGTNLSAMWILVANGWMQNPIGSEFNYATMRMEMVSFSELVFNPVAQVKFIHTVAAGYVAGAMFVMSISSYYLLKGRDVAFAKRSFSVASGFGVAAIFCVLLLGDESGYEVGEVQRVKLAAIEAEFHTEPAPAAFTLIGLPNEETMETDYAVKIPYALGLIATRSLDGQVTGISDLKKEHEVRIRGGMIAYDYLQKLRGGEETPENIARFNEVKDDLGYGLLLKRYTNDVIDATEEQIQMAVEDSIPPVAPIFWAFRIMVGSGIVMLGLFILAFYFNARRQIQDKRWLLKAILFALPLPWIAIETGWFVAEVGRQPWAISEILPTFMATSNHEASSVAMTMIAFILVYIVMFILEMWLMVKFAKIGPSSLHTGRYHFEQEEQEASPQLRQDKY
- the cydX gene encoding cytochrome bd-I oxidase subunit CydX, giving the protein MWYFSWILGVLLAVSLGIINVMWYEMEQHTDNVAKDQDDEKE
- a CDS encoding GbsR/MarR family transcriptional regulator, which codes for MNISAQNQSFVYHFGEMGSRWGFNRTVGQMYALLVITEAPVCANDLASGLNISRGNVSMGIKELQSWQLIQVSHIPGDRKEYYSAIGSIWDMANTVFKERRKREIDPTLSLLRTSLLEKPTDANDEYAQSKMQEIHDLLEMVTEWAAELQRLNPEQLSKLMKLGAGVSKMLSVKDQLFPNKKNSDSN
- a CDS encoding lysophospholipid acyltransferase family protein — protein: MPVEKQQGKQEDKGKDSSQNAFFSACANKILDLTGWYCEPIPAKYNKAVIAYAPHTSNWDFPLLIGARFANKVNVQWAGKSEMFRWPFKSALKFLGGVPIERSKSTNMVQSVVNIFNERESFLYAMSPEGTRKYQDFWRSGFYYIALEANVPIILYQLDYKNKRVTIGDVIMVTGDIEKDLAAIDMVFKDVEPKFKEKYCLAKFKSQ